A single window of Coffea eugenioides isolate CCC68of chromosome 7, Ceug_1.0, whole genome shotgun sequence DNA harbors:
- the LOC113778772 gene encoding cytochrome P450 84A1, with translation MEKKMDSLVQALDTETMLLLLIFPLAFLFLLSRFRSKPHPPGPRGLPLIGNMMMVNQLSHRGLAKLAHQYGGLCRLKMGFLNMVAVSSPEAARQVLQVQDNIFSNRPATIAISYLTYDRADMAFAHYGPFWRQMRKLCVMKLFSRRRAESWDSVRDEVDDMIKYAASNTGSAINLGELVFGLTRNIIYRAAFGSSCSEGQDEFIQILQEFSRLFGAFNLADFIPWLYWLDLQGLNKRIVKARASLDGFIDSIIDDHIEAKNKRNGLAVEGDSDMVDELLAFYSEEAKVSESEDLQNSIKLTRDHIKAIIMDVMFGGTETVASAIEWAMAELMKSPEDLKKVQQELKDVVGLHRKVEESDLDKLTYFKCCQKEVLRLHPPIPLLLHETAENAEVAGYQIPAKSRVMINAWAIGRDKDSWEDADKFKPSRFLKDGVPDYKGSNFEFIPFGSGRRSCPGMQLGLYALDMAVAHMLHCFTWELPDGMKPSELDMDDVFGLTAPRATRLVAVPTPRLLCPLY, from the exons atggaaaagaaaatggatTCTCTTGTTCAAGCTTTAGACACCGAGACCATGTTACTTTTGTTGATATTCCCTCTAGCCTTCCTATTTCTTCTATCAAGATTTCGAAGTAAACCCCATCCACCAGGGCCGAGAGGGTTGCCTTTGATCGGCAACATGATGATGGTAAACCAGCTATCTCACAGGGGACTGGCAAAGCTTGCCCACCAATACGGCGGCCTTTGTCGTCTAAAAATGGGCTTTCTAAACATGGTAGCGGTGTCCAGCCCCGAAGCAGCCCGGCAAGTGCTTCAGGTTCAAGACAACATATTCTCAAACCGTCCGGCGACTATAGCCATCAGTTATCTAACTTATGATCGGGCTGACATGGCCTTTGCTCACTACGGCCCGTTCTGGCGCCAGATGCGAAAGCTTTGCGTGATGAAGCTGTTTAGCCGCAGAAGAGCCGAGTCGTGGGACTCTGTAAGAGATGAAGTGGATGACATGATCAAATATGCAGCTTCCAACACTGGCTCAGCAATTAACCTTGGTGAATTGGTATTCGGGCTTACCCGAAATATCATTTATCGGGCAGCTTTCGGGTCGAGCTGCAGTGAGGGCCAAGATGAGTTCATCCAGATTTTGCAAGAATTTTCCAGGCTCTTTGGTGCTTTTAATCTGGCAGATTTTATCCCTTGGCTATACTGGCTCGATTTACAAGGCTTAAACAAGAGGATAGTTAAGGCTCGGGCTTCGCTTGATGGATTCATTGACTCTATCATCGATGATCACATCGAGGcaaagaataaaaggaatggtTTAGCTGTTGAAGGAGACAGCGATATGGTGGATGAACTATTGGCTTTTTACAGTGAGGAGGCCAAAGTCAGTGAATCAGAAGATTTGCAGAACTCAATCAAGCTTACCAGGGATCACATTAAAGCCATCATCATG GACGTAATGTTCGGTGGAACAGAAACGGTCGCGTCTGCAATCGAATGGGCCATGGCCGAACTAATGAAGAGTCCGGAGGACCTCAAGAAAGTCCAGCAAGAGCTGAAGGACGTGGTTGGCCTCCACCGGAAAGTCGAAGAAAGTGACTTGGATAAATTAACCTACTTCAAATGCTGCCAAAAAGAAGTCCTCAGACTCCACCCTCCTATCCCTCTCCTCCTCCACGAGACCGCCGAAAATGCCGAGGTGGCCGGGTACCAAATTCCGGCTAAGTCCCGGGTTATGATCAATGCATGGGCGATTGGACGTGACAAGGATTCATGGGAAGATGCTGACAAGTTTAAGCCCTCCAGATTCTTGAAAGATGGGGTGCCGGATTATAAGGGGAGCAACTTCGAGTTCATCCCGTTCGGGTCCGGCCGGAGGTCTTGTCCGGGGATGCAACTGGGGCTTTATGCACTGGACATGGCTGTGGCTCATATGCTTCACTGTTTTACGTGGGAGTTGCCTGATGGGATGAAGCCCAGCGAGCTTGACATGGACGACGTGTTCGGACTCACTGCTCCGAGGGCGACTCGCCTCGTGGCCGTGCCTACTCCGCGTCTGCTTTGTCCTCTCTATTAG